TATTTTTAAAGTTGTTTTCCATAGGTTTCTCCTATAATAACCGGTTAGTTACCGTTTTAGTTTAACAGCTTTGGGTAAAAAAAGCTACCGGCAATTAGCTTTATTAAAATAAGATTAAACCTACCTAAAATATAATTTTTTTTAAAAGTAGCCAAAGCTAACAAAGTATGGTAAAATAAAAATAATGACAACTAACAAAGAACACCTATTACCCTTAAATACCTTAGACGACACCGTTAAGATAATACAAGCCCTGCTAAGCCGCGAACTTAAGGTAATGACGTTAAGCGACAAGCAGCCTAATTTGAGTAAATCCACTACGCACGATAAAATTTTTACGCCCGATGACAAACGTGCGCCCATTTTTAGGTTAGGAGAAGAAAGCGATAACACCACTAAAGAACATTTTTGGACGCTGGGTCTAAACGATAACTTAGAGATTTGTTTTATAGATTTAATCGCCACCGGCAATAACTTAAAGGTAGAGGTAAAGCCGCGTATGGCCTTTAGGGGCTTTAATTACTATAAAGCCGATAAAGCTATTTTTGTACATAACCATGTAAATAACCTTAAGCCAAGCTTTAGCGAGCCCGATAAAAAAGCTACGGTACTGCTTATGCGGGCCGGTAATTTGGTAGATATAGAGGTGATAGACCACATAGTGCTAAATAGGAACTACGAAATGGCCAGTATGCTTAACCTAAATATGATAGACGGCTTGATGGGCCGCGCCATTTTTGCCGATTTAGAGGTAGAGCAGGCAGCCGAAGTGGTTTCTAAACTAACGGAAGAAGTAGATTATCATAAAGAGACTATCTCTCATCAAGCCGAAGAAATTGCCCGCCTTAAAGAAGAGCTGGCTAAAAAATAAACACCTATAAATAAATAGATAGATAGCAAAAGAAATGGTAACTATCCGGCTATAGGTACTAAAAGTAAAAATAGGCCGCCAATCCCCTTCGCCGGCACAAAACCATAGGTTTTGATTGTATGAGCAAACGGGGTAGTGGAATATAAGGGCATAGGTTTAACTCCTAGTAGTTTTTCTTCTCTCATCTCTTGAGCGTGGTTCTCTGTTTTATGCTATAATAGCTGTACAATGCTTTTGTATTATTTAAATTATTTAAAAGGCCAAAGCTATAGCGCCCACTCGCTGCGCGCCTATAAAAAAGATATAGAAAACTTTTTAGCTTTTATCGGCACGGCCGCTAATCTAGCCGCCCTTACCCATAACGATGCCGACCGCTACATTATGCACCTTAAGCAGCTGGGGCTGCAAAACCGTAGTATTAAGCGCCATCTTAGCAGCATTAAGGGGTACTTTAACTACCTAGAGCGGCACGGTAAAATAAGCCAAAACCCTTTTGCTTACACCTTGCCCTTAAAGGCCGCCTTTAGGCTGCCTCATTATTATTTTTATAACGAAATTGAAAATATGTTAAATAGCTGTACCAATGATAATTTAGGCCGGCGCGACCGCGCTATCATCGAGCTACTGTACAGCAGCGGCCTGCGTGCCTTCGAGTTGGTAGAACTTAACAACCATCACTTTGCCACCAGCAGTATGGCCATTATTAAAGGCAAAGGCAGCAAGGATAGGTACGTTTTTTTAACCGGCAAAGCTAAAGAGGCGCTGGCTGACTATCGCTTAGTACGTATGGGGTTAGCCGCAGAGGGCGAGCAGGCTTTATTTGTTAATAACGGAGGCGGCAGGTTGACGACACGCGGTCTTTACCATATAATAAAACAATACGAAACCAGCTTAAGTTACGGGCGTAAAGTTGGGGTGCATATCTTTCGGCACAGTTTTGCCACCCACCTTTTAAATGAAGAAGCGGGCTTGCGGCAGGTGCAAGAGCTATTAGGCCATGCCAGCTTAAGCGCCACGCAGGTGTACACGCACCTTAACACCGATAGGTTAAAGCAGGCGTACAGGCAGGCGCACCCGCATGCGCGGGTGAAGAAGGAATAGCAAAGGATAAATAGTGCTAAAAACAGAGTTTAAACAATTATTTACCAATTTTTGTAATGAATTGAGTAGTTATATTATGGACAACGCTCAGAATTGGACCGTTAAAGGTTTTATTGATAGCTCTCAAAATATTTACACTATTTCACAGGATACCAAAATTATCTCTAAAATTCTAGAAATTCACTTGTTCCCAGAATTGATAAAGTTTGCCCATAGCATAGGTTATGATATTATTTTACCTAACCATCAAAATTATTATCCCGATTTTTCTTTTGTGAGCAAAAATAATTCTTCTGTTAAGTTTGCGGTAGACTTGAAAACAACTTACCGTAATGAAGGCGGTATAACTTGTAACGGGTTTACACTAGGCTCTTATGGGGCTTACTTTAAAGATAAGACAAGTAGTAAAAATATTCAATTTCCTTACCAGAGTTATAACGGCCATTTTTGTTTAGGTGTTATTTATGATAGAAACTTAAATACCAATGAACGGGAAGTTTTTTGTTTAGAAAACTTAGATACTATCACTGCAGTAATTTCCCATCTGCAAATTTTTTTTGCCGAAAAATGGAAAATTGCTTCCGATAAACAAGGTTCAGGGAACACAGCCAATATTGGTAGCATTAAAAAAATAGCTAATATTGTAAATGAACAAGGAACTTTTGCCCATTATTCGGAAGAACTTTTTGACGACTACTGGATAAACCACAAACAAATTAAACTAACTAACGGCAAAACCATTTCTTCATTAACAGAATTTTTAGCGTATCGAGGTATGAATGTTAAAAGTTAAAATACCTCCTTTAAAGATACAAGGAATTAAGTCGAAACTAGTCCCATCTATAACTCATTTAGCTTTGCCTAATATCGATAAAAATACTACGTGGGTAGAGCCTTTTATGGGGTCGGGTGTAGTTGGCTTTAATATGTCTCCTCAAAAAGTTATTTTTGCCGATACAAATAAAGATATTATTACTTTCTATCAAAGCATTCAACAAGGAACTATCACCCCACAAATTGTTTACGATTATTTACAAAAAGAAACCCTTTTATTAGCTTGTCAAGGTGAAAGTTACTATAAACTAAAACGTGAACAATTTAATGAGGAACGTAATCCACTCGATTTTTTATTTCTTAACAGAAGTTGCTTTAATGGCATGATGCGCTACAACAGCAAAGGAAAATTTAACGTACCTTATTGCCATAAAAATGAACGCTTTAGCAAAGCTTATATTACTAAAATTACTAATCAAATTAATTGGGTCTATCAGCTTATTTATAAAAATTATCATTACACCTTCCTTTGTGCCGATTTTAGAGAAGCGCTAATAAATTTACCTAATAATCATTTTATTTATGCCGACCCGCCTTACATAGACCGTTATAATGATTATTACAACAACTGGGCAGAGCAAGATGAGCTAGACTTACATAAACTTCTCAGCAAAACAAGTAAATTTTTACTTTCCACTTGGCATAGTAATCGTTATCGTACAAATACTTACATTGACAACTTGTGGCAAAATTTTAATTTAACAACTACAGAACATTTTTACCATTTAGGGGCTAAAGAGATAAATCGTGTTGCCATAAATGAGGCTTTAATTTATAATTTTACTAATGATACGCAAATAGAAAAAAAATTAATTGAATTACCAAAAATCGAGCAACCTCTTCTTTTTAGTAAAGTAGGTTAAGAAATAAAGGAGAACAACTAAATGCAACTACACGCAACCACCATACTGGCCGTACGCAAAGACGGCAGAGTGGCAATGGCCGGGGACGGCCAAGTAACGGCCGGCCAAGCTACCATAATGAAGGGTAATGCCCGCAAGGTACGCAAACTCTTTGATGGTAAGGTACTATGCGGCTTTGCCGGCAGCACCGCCGATGCCTTCACCCTTGAAGAGCTCTTTGAGGCCAAAATGAAACAATTTCAGTTCGACCTCGTACGCGCCAGCGTAGAGGTGGCCAAAGAGTGGCGCAGCGACCGCATTTTACGCAAGCTGGAGGCTATGCTTTTGGTGTGTGATAAAGACAAAACCCTGCTGATAACCGGCAACGGTGATGTGATTGAGCCCGAGAAAGACTGCATTGCTATTGGCAGCGGCGGCAACTACGCTTACAGCGCGGCGCTGGCCTACCTTGATAGCGGCTGTAACTTAATCGCCCCCGAGATTGCCCGCAGGAGTTTGGCAATAGCGGCTAGCTTGTGTGTGTATACTAATGAAAGCATTGTGGTAGAGGAGCTGTAGATGAGCAATAATGATAAATATTGATGACGAGGAGTAAAATAAATATAAACCTATGGCCGAACTTTCACGTTTTTTGGGTATCATTATTAGTTTAATGTTTTTTGATAACATCAAACACCACAAGCCGCATGTTCATGTTAAATATGGTGAATACGAGGCAAGCATAGCAGTAGATGGGGAGATATTGGCTGGAAGATTACCATCTAGGCAATTTAAAATAGTTGTTGGTTGGCTTGCTACACATCAAGACGAAGTTTACGAAGCATGGAATAAAGCTATGCACGGCAAACCATTTGATAAAATTAAAAACTAAGATAAGGAGAAATGTTATGTATATAATAAATGATATAGTTTATGCAGGAGAACCTCAATCCGACATGACCGTTACCGCTATCAAGGTACTAGATGGCGGGCAACTTATTCTCACCTTTGATACCGGTGAAAAACGGCTCTTTGATATTACACCTTATCTTACCTACCCAGCTTTTACCGTATTAAAAGATGAAGCCCAATTTAAAACGGCAAGTATTCAATTTGGTACGGTATCGTGGTGTAATGGCACATTAGATATAGCCCCCGAAACTTTATACGCCAATAGCTTTAAATATGAAGAGCCAAACTCAACTCAACACCTTTAATCAATATTCATAATTAGCAAAAAATTTTCTTTAATCTTTTCTTGATTTAATTTAATTTTAGGTATACAATGTTTCTACACATTTTAAAAATGCGGAAGCCGCATTACAGGAGTAGAAACAATGCCCGAAAAAACTATGAAAGCCATCGTTAAAACTAAAGCCGAATACGGCTGCCTAGAGCTAAAAGATGTTCCTATTCCAGAAATATCCGCCAAAGAGGTACTGGTAAAGATGAAAAAAGCGGCCATTTGCGGTACCGATGTGCATATTTACAAATGGGACGCTTGGGCCCAAAAAACCATCAAGCCGCCGCTGACTATCGGCCACGAATTTGTAGGCGAAATTGTTCAGGTAGGCTCGGCGGTGGAGGGCCTTCAGGTGGGCCAGCTGGTTTCGGGCGAGGGTCATATTGTCTGCGGAAAGTGCCGCTGGTGTATCACCGGACAAAAGCACCTATGCCGCGCCACCAAAGGTATCGGCGTAAACCGCGACGGTATCTTTGCCCAGTATGCCGCCATTCCCGCCGAAAATATTTGGCTTTGCCCCGGTAACATTCCCCAAGAGGTGCTGGCCGTTCAGGACCCGCTGGGTAACGCCGTGCATACTGCCTGTACCTTTAATGTGCAGGGCGAAGATGTACTTATCACCGGCGCCGGCCCCATCGGGTTGATGGCCGTACCCATCTTAAAGATGACCGGCGCACGTAACATTGTGATTACCGATATTAACCCCGAACGCCTCGCCTTAGCCAAAGAGCTGGGAGCCACCGCTACCGTCGATGTGCGCACGCAAAAAATAAGCGATGTGATGGCCGAATTAGGTATGGTGGAGGGCTTTGATGTGGGCTTAGAGATGTCGGGCAACACCAAAGCCATCGCCGATATGGTTGATAACATGGCCAACGGCGGCAAAATTGCCGTGCTGGGGATTTTTACCGAACAAATAGTTATTGACTGGAGCAAGGTTATCTTTAGGTGTTTAACCATTAAGGGCATTTATGGCCGCGAAATGTATAACACGTGGTACAAAATGACCGCCTTTTTACAATCGGGACTAAGCGAAAAAGTGGCCAAAACCATTACCCATCACTTTGCTTTTGAAGATTACGAGAAAGGTTTTGAGGCGGCCATGAGTGGCAAAGCTATTAAGGTTGTACTAAATTTTGATTAAAGAGGATACGATGAAAACTGCATATAAATACTGGCAAGATACCACCAAAGAGATAAAAGAAGCCGGCCTATGGAAGACCGAGCGCATTATTAATACGCCGCAATCTACCCAAATTGATACCACCGCCAAACAAGGCCTTATTAATATGTGCGCCAACAACTACTTAGGACTGGCCAACCACCCCGCGCTTAAGGAGGCCGCCAAAGAAGGTATTAACCGTTGGGGTTATGGCCTAGCCAGCGTACGCTTTATTTGCGGTACACAGCAGTTACATAAAGATTTAGAGGCCGCTCTTTCAGGCTTTTTGGGTACGGAAGATACCATCTTATATTCCTCATGTTACGATGCCAACGGCGGGCTCTTCGAGACGATATTAGGAGCAGAGGACGCTATCATCAGCGATGAACTAAACCATGCCAGTATTATTGACGGCATTAGGTTATGCAAAGCCGCTCGCTTTCGTTATAAAAATAATGATATGACCGACCTTGAGGCTAAGCTACAAGAGGCACAGGCCGCCGGTCATCGTATCAAGGCTATTGTAACCGACGGCGTTTTTTCGATGGACGGTATTATCGCCAACTTAACCGGTATCTGCGACTTAGCAGAAAAGTACGATGCTATTGTCATCGTAGACGACAGCCATGGTGTAGGCGTAAATGGCCAAACTCTACGCGGCACGCACGAGCACTGCGGCGTAAT
This is a stretch of genomic DNA from Spirochaetaceae bacterium. It encodes these proteins:
- a CDS encoding tyrosine-type recombinase/integrase, whose product is MLLYYLNYLKGQSYSAHSLRAYKKDIENFLAFIGTAANLAALTHNDADRYIMHLKQLGLQNRSIKRHLSSIKGYFNYLERHGKISQNPFAYTLPLKAAFRLPHYYFYNEIENMLNSCTNDNLGRRDRAIIELLYSSGLRAFELVELNNHHFATSSMAIIKGKGSKDRYVFLTGKAKEALADYRLVRMGLAAEGEQALFVNNGGGRLTTRGLYHIIKQYETSLSYGRKVGVHIFRHSFATHLLNEEAGLRQVQELLGHASLSATQVYTHLNTDRLKQAYRQAHPHARVKKE
- a CDS encoding EcoRV family type II restriction endonuclease, whose translation is MDNAQNWTVKGFIDSSQNIYTISQDTKIISKILEIHLFPELIKFAHSIGYDIILPNHQNYYPDFSFVSKNNSSVKFAVDLKTTYRNEGGITCNGFTLGSYGAYFKDKTSSKNIQFPYQSYNGHFCLGVIYDRNLNTNEREVFCLENLDTITAVISHLQIFFAEKWKIASDKQGSGNTANIGSIKKIANIVNEQGTFAHYSEELFDDYWINHKQIKLTNGKTISSLTEFLAYRGMNVKS
- a CDS encoding Dam family site-specific DNA-(adenine-N6)-methyltransferase codes for the protein MLKVKIPPLKIQGIKSKLVPSITHLALPNIDKNTTWVEPFMGSGVVGFNMSPQKVIFADTNKDIITFYQSIQQGTITPQIVYDYLQKETLLLACQGESYYKLKREQFNEERNPLDFLFLNRSCFNGMMRYNSKGKFNVPYCHKNERFSKAYITKITNQINWVYQLIYKNYHYTFLCADFREALINLPNNHFIYADPPYIDRYNDYYNNWAEQDELDLHKLLSKTSKFLLSTWHSNRYRTNTYIDNLWQNFNLTTTEHFYHLGAKEINRVAINEALIYNFTNDTQIEKKLIELPKIEQPLLFSKVG
- the hslV gene encoding ATP-dependent protease subunit HslV, which encodes MQLHATTILAVRKDGRVAMAGDGQVTAGQATIMKGNARKVRKLFDGKVLCGFAGSTADAFTLEELFEAKMKQFQFDLVRASVEVAKEWRSDRILRKLEAMLLVCDKDKTLLITGNGDVIEPEKDCIAIGSGGNYAYSAALAYLDSGCNLIAPEIARRSLAIAASLCVYTNESIVVEEL
- a CDS encoding DUF4160 domain-containing protein, encoding MAELSRFLGIIISLMFFDNIKHHKPHVHVKYGEYEASIAVDGEILAGRLPSRQFKIVVGWLATHQDEVYEAWNKAMHGKPFDKIKN
- a CDS encoding DUF2442 domain-containing protein → MYIINDIVYAGEPQSDMTVTAIKVLDGGQLILTFDTGEKRLFDITPYLTYPAFTVLKDEAQFKTASIQFGTVSWCNGTLDIAPETLYANSFKYEEPNSTQHL
- the tdh gene encoding L-threonine 3-dehydrogenase; protein product: MPEKTMKAIVKTKAEYGCLELKDVPIPEISAKEVLVKMKKAAICGTDVHIYKWDAWAQKTIKPPLTIGHEFVGEIVQVGSAVEGLQVGQLVSGEGHIVCGKCRWCITGQKHLCRATKGIGVNRDGIFAQYAAIPAENIWLCPGNIPQEVLAVQDPLGNAVHTACTFNVQGEDVLITGAGPIGLMAVPILKMTGARNIVITDINPERLALAKELGATATVDVRTQKISDVMAELGMVEGFDVGLEMSGNTKAIADMVDNMANGGKIAVLGIFTEQIVIDWSKVIFRCLTIKGIYGREMYNTWYKMTAFLQSGLSEKVAKTITHHFAFEDYEKGFEAAMSGKAIKVVLNFD
- a CDS encoding glycine C-acetyltransferase — its product is MKTAYKYWQDTTKEIKEAGLWKTERIINTPQSTQIDTTAKQGLINMCANNYLGLANHPALKEAAKEGINRWGYGLASVRFICGTQQLHKDLEAALSGFLGTEDTILYSSCYDANGGLFETILGAEDAIISDELNHASIIDGIRLCKAARFRYKNNDMTDLEAKLQEAQAAGHRIKAIVTDGVFSMDGIIANLTGICDLAEKYDAIVIVDDSHGVGVNGQTLRGTHEHCGVIKRIDILTGTLGKALGGSSGGYTSGKKEIIDILRQRSRTYLFSNTLSPIIAYATLKALQLIESSDELAVNLKENTAYFRKGLKDLGYDIVEGTHPIVPVMTYDEIASQKLAEKLLEKNVYVIGFFYPVVPKGKARVRTQVSAAHTKEQLDYVLKAFAEAK